From Aedes albopictus strain Foshan chromosome 1, AalbF5, whole genome shotgun sequence, one genomic window encodes:
- the LOC109399056 gene encoding TBC1 domain family member 22B, whose translation MSSSSSSDAGSSFWKNNSGRIPGRPTAASRMGGPAAAAGGVVRGGAIPGGASSSNSFQDYQESVSDAWDLGDDEFCIISGTVDPAARISKKVSHSAALNVIKTHRSGSSGDRAGRLTTEVSVHRGSVGGAASTVTGTMTVVESLDGLKIDRTVTEKALTQHQPKYEAINHVNENRYRQRFHAYPGRPQLLKLSSNVASKDVECESKYEKFTNILEAPLLNLIALKELSWSGIPRRMRAVTWRLLSGYLPTSLERRNTVLERKRADYKKLVQQYFHVDSRDEIQQDTYRQIHIDVPRMNPHVSLFQQKLVQEMFERILFIWAIRHPASGYVQGINDLVTPFFIVFLQESVGAEKDLEQCQLGDLSLEQRDIIESDSFWCLSKFLDCIQDNYIFAQLGIQEKVNQLKELIQRIDGTLHRHLQSHGVDYLQFSFRWMNNLLTRELPLYCTIRLWDTYLAESDGFAVFQLYVCAAFLLHWREQLLQEKDFQGLMLLLQNLPTHSWMDSHIGVLVAEAFRLKFTYADTPKHLEGKS comes from the exons ATGAGTTCGAGCAGTAGCAGCGATGCCGGTTCGTCCTTCTGGAAGAACAATTCCGGTAGGATACCGGGCAGACCGACGGCCGCCTCCAGGATGGGcggcccagcagcagcagcagggggTGTGGTCCGCGGTGGTGCCATTCCGGGTGGGGCCAGCTCGAGCAACTCGTTCCAGGACTATCAGGAATCGGTGAGCGATGCGTGGGATCTGGGGGATGATGAATTTTGTATCATCTCCGGTACGGTTGATCCGGCGGCCCGGATATCAAAGAAGGTGTCCCATTCGGCAGCGCTGAATGTGATCAAGACACATCGTAGTGGGAGCAGTGGGGATCGGGCAGGACGATTGACGACCGAGGTCAGTGTGCACCGGGGAAGTGTAGGGGGTGCTGCAAGTACGGTGACTGGAACGATGACCGTCGTAGAGAGCTTGGATGGTTTGAAGATCGATAGAACTGTGACGGAAAAGGCTTTGACGCAACACCAGCCGAAATACGAAGCGATAAATCATGTCAACGAGAATCG TTACAGACAAAGATTTCACGCCTACCCAGGCCGTCCACAGCTACTGAAACTGTCGTCCAATGTGGCCTCCAAGGATGTCGAGTGCGAATCCAAGTACGAAAAGTTCACCAACATCCTGGAGGCACCGCTTTTGAATCTGATCGCCCTCAAAGAACTCAGCTGGTCCGGAATCCCCCGGAGGATGCGAGCCGTCACGTGGCGCCTCCTTTCCGGATATCTGCCGACCAGCCTGGAACGGAGAAACACCGTTCTGGAGCGGAAACGAGCCGACTACAAAAAGCTCGTCCAGCAGTACTTCCACGTGGACAGCCGGGACGAGATCCAGCAGGACACCTATCGCCAGATTCACATCGATGTGCCTCGGATGAATCCGCACGTTTCGCTGTTCCAGCAGAAACTGGTACAGGAGATGTTCGAGCGAATTCTGTTCATCTGGGCCATCCGACATCCGGCGTCCGGATACGTACAGGGAATCAACGATCTGGTGACGCCGTTCTTCAtcgtattcctgcaggaatccgtgggggCCG AGAAAGATCTGGAACAGTGCCAATTGGGCGATTTGTCGCTCGAACAGCGGGACATCATTGAATCCGATTCGTTTTGGTGTTTATCAAAGTTTCTGGACTGCATCCAGGACAACTACATCTTTGCCCAGCTCGGCATCCAAGAGAAGGTGAACCAACTGAAGGAACTCATTCAGCGAATTGACG GAACCCTCCACCGGCACCTGCAATCGCACGGCGTCGACTATCTGCAGTTTTCGTTCCGCTGGATGAACAATCTGCTAACCCGCGAACTGCCACTGTACTGCACGATCCGCCTGTGGGACACCTATCTGGCCGAGTCGGATGGTTTTGCCGTGTTCCAGCTGTACGTGTGTGCGGCCTTTTTGCTGCATTGGCGTGAACAGCTACTACAGGAGAAGGACTTTCAG GgtctgatgctgctgctgcaaaACCTGCCGACCCACAGCTGGATGGACTCGCATATTGGCGTCCTGGTGGCAGAAGCGTTCCGACTCAAGTTCACCTACGCCGACACGCCCAAGCACCTGGAGGGCAAAAGTTGA